From one Fusobacterium sp. JB019 genomic stretch:
- a CDS encoding DUF2628 domain-containing protein: MEQKLYQNEEILETYLGTPEKYEWYKRAFAKYEVNGVEKIAWNWSWYSFFFSYVYLVYRKCYVEAILLWIFQTIVACTLGIAGIVIMILCGGFLPYLVYKRYKKTAMEVDQIDGDYQKKLETMKELGGVNKLARNIMIGLFVLSILSVLGLAAFAVAAAL; the protein is encoded by the coding sequence GTGGAACAAAAATTATATCAGAATGAAGAAATATTAGAAACTTACTTAGGAACACCTGAAAAATATGAATGGTACAAACGTGCTTTTGCTAAATATGAAGTGAATGGTGTTGAAAAAATTGCTTGGAATTGGTCTTGGTATTCATTTTTCTTTAGTTATGTATATTTAGTTTATAGAAAATGCTATGTTGAAGCTATATTATTATGGATATTCCAAACTATTGTTGCTTGTACATTAGGAATAGCAGGAATAGTAATAATGATTTTATGTGGAGGTTTTTTACCATATCTTGTTTATAAAAGATATAAGAAAACTGCAATGGAAGTAGATCAAATTGATGGAGATTATCAAAAAAAATTAGAAACTATGAAAGAATTAGGAGGGGTGAATAAACTAGCAAGAAATATAATGATAGGTTTATTTGTTCTGTCTATTTTAAGTGTTTTAGGTTTAGCAGCTTTTGCAGTAGCAGCAGCTTTATAA
- the ald gene encoding alanine dehydrogenase, which translates to MKIGIPKEKKNNENRVGLTDAGVGQLVLDGNEVYVQKGAGLGVGVSDEDYISSGAVLVETTEEIFEKAELIIKVERPLECERKLLKPHHILYGYLHLAADKESTEELVESGATCIGYETIVLPDGSIPLLSPMSEVAGKMAVQVGGFYLQKTKGGKGIVLGGVPGVERGRVVVLGAGAAGQSAIKTAVGLGAEVIAIDINTNKLRYLDDVYKSQVTTLYSTPRNIEEAVASADLLIGTVLIPGGKTPRLVTKKYINSMGKGSVIVDVAIDQGGCFETSKVTSHEKPIYCVNGVLHYCVSNMAGAYPITSTLSLENASLKYARAIANYGLKAACGKHPELVRGINIMNQRVTCRKVADSLEMDYVGVGF; encoded by the coding sequence ATGAAAATTGGTATACCTAAAGAAAAGAAGAACAACGAAAATAGAGTTGGCTTAACCGATGCAGGAGTGGGGCAACTAGTTCTTGATGGTAATGAAGTCTATGTTCAAAAAGGAGCAGGATTGGGAGTTGGAGTGTCTGATGAAGATTATATTTCTAGTGGGGCAGTTTTAGTTGAAACAACAGAAGAAATATTTGAAAAAGCAGAACTAATTATAAAAGTAGAAAGACCTTTAGAATGTGAGAGAAAATTATTAAAACCTCACCATATATTGTATGGTTATTTGCATTTAGCAGCTGATAAAGAGTCAACAGAAGAATTAGTTGAGTCAGGAGCAACATGCATAGGTTATGAAACTATTGTTTTACCTGATGGATCAATTCCTTTATTATCTCCAATGTCAGAGGTTGCAGGGAAAATGGCAGTTCAAGTTGGAGGATTTTATTTACAGAAAACAAAGGGTGGAAAAGGAATTGTTCTAGGAGGAGTTCCTGGAGTTGAAAGAGGTAGAGTTGTAGTTTTAGGAGCAGGAGCAGCGGGGCAAAGCGCGATAAAAACAGCTGTTGGTCTAGGGGCAGAAGTTATAGCTATTGATATAAATACAAATAAATTAAGATATTTAGACGATGTTTATAAATCACAAGTTACAACACTATATTCAACTCCTAGAAATATAGAAGAAGCAGTAGCTTCAGCAGATTTATTGATTGGGACAGTGTTAATACCTGGAGGGAAAACTCCTCGTTTAGTAACGAAAAAGTATATTAATAGTATGGGTAAGGGAAGTGTTATTGTTGATGTAGCAATAGATCAAGGAGGATGTTTTGAAACTTCTAAAGTAACTTCTCATGAAAAACCAATTTATTGTGTAAATGGAGTATTACATTATTGTGTAAGTAATATGGCAGGTGCTTATCCGATAACATCTACATTATCTCTTGAAAATGCATCTTTAAAATATGCAAGGGCAATAGCTAATTATGGATTAAAGGCGGCATGTGGAAAACATCCAGAATTAGTTAGGGGTATAAATATAATGAATCAAAGAGTGACGTGTAGAAAAGTAGCGGATAGTTTAGAAATGGACTATGTTGGAGTAGGATTTTAG
- a CDS encoding helix-turn-helix domain-containing protein, which yields MDENLKLLEDMKKLGLNQYEAKAYTKLLENFPLNGYSLSKTSGVPRSKIYEVLDNLLKKQLVFSKKIESGLVYFPLEPKLFISKIKKNYESVLKNVEEKTNELYLKNIVHYDTKILSGRKEIFSFLNLIIGLAEERIDVSIWDEEFLQLSDSLIEAEKRGIIVKGIYFGYNNKLKNVLTHRRLKTYLSEKEERNIVVIIDRKEAITGIVSRGEASQVSWTNDPGIIDITSDYIVHDLMVNSYSNSLSEKQRKEYEDAMDEVRKEYFE from the coding sequence ATGGACGAAAATTTAAAATTATTAGAAGATATGAAAAAATTAGGTTTAAATCAATATGAGGCAAAAGCTTATACAAAGTTGTTGGAAAATTTTCCTTTGAATGGATATAGCTTGAGTAAAACTTCAGGAGTTCCTAGATCTAAAATATATGAAGTTTTAGATAATTTGCTAAAAAAGCAATTAGTATTTAGTAAAAAAATAGAATCAGGGCTAGTTTATTTCCCTTTAGAGCCAAAATTATTCATAAGTAAAATAAAAAAAAATTATGAGTCTGTATTAAAAAATGTAGAAGAAAAAACAAATGAACTTTATTTGAAAAATATAGTTCACTATGATACTAAAATTCTTTCTGGTAGAAAAGAAATATTTAGTTTTCTAAATTTAATAATTGGATTAGCTGAAGAAAGGATAGACGTTTCAATTTGGGATGAAGAATTTTTACAATTATCAGATAGTTTAATAGAAGCAGAAAAAAGAGGGATTATTGTAAAGGGAATTTATTTTGGATATAATAATAAATTAAAAAATGTATTGACTCATAGAAGGCTTAAAACTTATCTTAGTGAAAAAGAAGAGAGAAATATTGTTGTGATTATTGATAGAAAAGAAGCTATTACTGGGATAGTTTCAAGGGGAGAGGCTAGTCAAGTTTCTTGGACAAATGATCCAGGAATTATAGATATAACAAGTGACTATATAGTTCATGATTTAATGGTGAATTCATATTCAAACTCTTTATCAGAAAAGCAAAGGAAAGAATACGAAGACGCTATGGATGAAGTAAGAAAAGAATATTTCGAATAA
- a CDS encoding AzlC family ABC transporter permease, whose amino-acid sequence MESLKKCNFRDAITDGTPIVIGFIPIAMAFGILCKSANLSLAESVSFSLFVFAGASQFIAVNLLIAGASMGEILLTTLLVNMRHVLFSASISPKISLEMKNKIPFIAFGLTDETFSVASLKNKELTSKYMLVLEGMAYSSFIIGTFLGYVLGGILPKIVQTSMGIALYSLFVAILIPALKKSNKILILVLLSGIMNTVLTKVIHLAQGWSIVVTILFVSFLGLVISSSKEEINE is encoded by the coding sequence ATGGAAAGTTTAAAAAAATGTAATTTTCGTGATGCTATAACAGATGGGACACCAATAGTTATAGGATTTATACCTATTGCAATGGCATTTGGAATTTTATGTAAGTCAGCAAATCTAAGTTTAGCTGAAAGCGTGAGTTTTTCATTGTTTGTTTTTGCAGGAGCTAGTCAGTTTATAGCTGTAAATTTATTAATAGCAGGAGCTAGTATGGGGGAAATATTATTAACAACTTTACTTGTTAATATGAGGCATGTATTGTTTTCAGCATCTATTTCTCCCAAAATTAGTTTAGAAATGAAAAACAAGATACCGTTTATAGCTTTTGGCCTAACAGATGAAACATTTTCAGTAGCTTCTTTAAAAAATAAAGAGTTAACAAGTAAATATATGTTAGTTTTAGAAGGGATGGCTTATTCTTCTTTTATAATAGGAACTTTTTTAGGATATGTATTAGGAGGAATTTTACCAAAAATAGTACAAACTAGTATGGGGATAGCTTTATATTCATTATTTGTAGCTATATTAATTCCAGCTTTAAAAAAATCGAATAAAATATTAATTTTAGTTTTATTATCAGGGATTATGAATACTGTTTTAACTAAAGTAATTCATCTTGCTCAAGGTTGGAGTATAGTAGTGACTATATTATTTGTTTCATTTTTAGGCTTAGTTATTTCTTCATCAAAGGAGGAGATAAATGAATAA
- a CDS encoding 6-phospho-alpha-glucosidase — MKKYSIAIVGGASSYTPGIVRSIMNAYDKMPIKEIILQDIDEEKLDVMGEYLEILFRDEKFPADVKWTTSRKKAFKGVDFIFTQIRTGGLEMREQDEKVSINCGLVGQETCGPGGFAFAMRSIKPMIEITKDAIKYAKDAWIINYSNPLPILAEAIRREVPESKSLFICDMPIVQQMTMAATLGYKEEDLIFEYFGLNHFGWFTSIKNKEGEELLPKLRDILLSGYKLKLVDFGHLDESWIKTFENIAKGVKMFPEYIPLTYLQYYYFPDSMAEKEKEHADYTRANEVMDGRRKKVFEECYKVIKAGTIKGFDHNLDAHGDFIVDQAVAIATDTPKRFMVNVVNNKAFTNMDDDIVIETFGTIDAKGACVNTYRKIPQFYRALMINQNTYEKLTVEAALEGSYDKALKALSLNKTVPSVSKAKEVLDALIVANKGYFPELK, encoded by the coding sequence ATGAAAAAATATTCAATTGCTATAGTTGGGGGTGCCAGCAGTTATACTCCTGGAATTGTTAGAAGTATTATGAATGCATATGATAAAATGCCTATTAAAGAAATTATATTACAAGATATTGATGAAGAAAAATTAGATGTTATGGGTGAATATTTAGAAATATTATTTAGAGATGAGAAATTTCCAGCAGATGTAAAATGGACAACTTCTAGAAAAAAAGCTTTTAAAGGAGTTGACTTTATTTTTACTCAAATTAGAACTGGTGGTCTTGAAATGAGAGAACAAGATGAAAAAGTATCTATAAATTGTGGACTAGTAGGACAAGAAACTTGTGGTCCTGGAGGTTTTGCTTTTGCTATGAGAAGCATTAAACCTATGATTGAAATAACTAAAGATGCTATAAAATATGCTAAAGATGCTTGGATAATAAATTATTCTAATCCTCTTCCTATTTTAGCTGAAGCTATCAGAAGAGAAGTTCCTGAATCTAAATCTTTATTTATATGTGATATGCCTATAGTTCAGCAAATGACAATGGCTGCTACCCTTGGATACAAAGAAGAAGATTTAATTTTCGAATACTTTGGTTTAAATCATTTTGGTTGGTTCACTTCTATTAAAAATAAAGAAGGAGAAGAACTTCTTCCTAAATTAAGAGATATTCTTTTATCTGGATATAAATTAAAATTAGTTGATTTTGGACATCTTGATGAAAGTTGGATTAAAACATTTGAAAATATTGCTAAAGGAGTTAAGATGTTCCCTGAATATATTCCTTTAACTTATTTACAATATTATTATTTCCCTGATTCTATGGCTGAAAAAGAAAAAGAACATGCTGATTATACTAGAGCCAACGAAGTTATGGATGGTAGAAGAAAAAAAGTATTTGAAGAATGCTATAAAGTTATTAAAGCTGGAACTATTAAAGGATTTGACCATAATTTAGATGCTCATGGAGATTTTATTGTTGATCAAGCAGTTGCAATTGCAACTGATACTCCTAAAAGATTTATGGTAAATGTCGTTAATAATAAAGCATTTACAAATATGGACGACGATATTGTTATTGAAACTTTTGGTACTATTGATGCAAAAGGAGCATGCGTAAATACTTATAGAAAAATACCTCAATTTTATAGAGCACTTATGATTAACCAAAATACCTATGAAAAATTAACTGTAGAAGCAGCTTTAGAAGGATCTTACGATAAAGCATTAAAAGCTCTTTCATTAAATAAAACTGTTCCTTCTGTTTCTAAAGCTAAGGAAGTTTTAGATGCTTTAATTGTTGCTAACAAAGGATATTTCCCTGAACTTAAATAA
- a CDS encoding HU family DNA-binding protein produces MVKKDFIQLYSEVNDVKDLKCAKEDVERFLNTLKIALTKDKELVFRNFGSFEVRKTKERDVVDPKDSNNIIKAKPRKYVKFKISRKIEDELAD; encoded by the coding sequence ATGGTAAAGAAAGATTTTATTCAATTATATTCTGAGGTTAATGATGTTAAAGATTTAAAATGTGCAAAGGAAGATGTTGAAAGATTTTTAAATACTTTAAAGATTGCCTTAACTAAGGATAAAGAACTTGTATTTAGAAACTTTGGATCTTTTGAAGTTAGGAAAACAAAAGAAAGAGATGTTGTTGATCCTAAGGATTCAAATAATATTATAAAAGCAAAACCTAGAAAATATGTAAAATTTAAAATCAGTAGAAAAATAGAAGATGAATTAGCTGATTAA
- a CDS encoding phosphatase PAP2 family protein, with protein MRFLSFLSNYRTPFGDTFWNLITRLGEGTTIIIILCIIYWCVNKKLGKILGYIFFMSSFLVQGIKLGFGTARPWVIDPSFKAVDFALKKATGYSFPSGHVQSSTSIFAGLAFYFRSRFLKIVLILVPLLVCFSRMYLGVHTPKDVIFAFALTAAIAFVTIKYTKKYSRYQRIELMMISVFLGIILLGYTFILYSKKTVEVKYLIDSSKVIGAGFGFVLGNYLEGNFVKFRVRTIRIWEQGFKILLGLIGVGLLDKSFKLFSDLLGFDALIIYGLKYFILMIWIICLWPMIFKRILK; from the coding sequence ATGAGATTTTTAAGTTTTTTATCTAATTATAGAACTCCCTTTGGAGATACTTTTTGGAATTTAATTACTAGACTAGGAGAAGGGACAACTATAATAATTATATTGTGTATTATTTATTGGTGTGTTAATAAAAAGCTAGGAAAAATATTAGGGTACATATTTTTTATGTCATCTTTTTTAGTTCAAGGAATAAAGTTAGGTTTTGGAACAGCTAGACCTTGGGTAATTGATCCTAGTTTTAAAGCGGTTGATTTTGCTTTGAAAAAAGCTACAGGCTATTCCTTTCCAAGTGGACATGTTCAAAGTTCAACTTCTATATTTGCTGGATTAGCTTTTTATTTTAGAAGTAGATTTTTAAAAATAGTATTAATTTTAGTACCATTGCTGGTTTGTTTTTCAAGAATGTATTTAGGGGTTCATACTCCAAAAGATGTAATTTTTGCTTTTGCTTTGACAGCTGCCATTGCCTTTGTAACTATAAAGTATACAAAGAAATATAGTAGATACCAAAGAATAGAGTTAATGATGATATCTGTTTTTTTAGGAATAATATTATTGGGTTATACTTTTATTCTGTATAGTAAGAAAACAGTAGAGGTTAAATATTTGATAGATTCTTCTAAAGTTATAGGGGCTGGATTTGGATTTGTTTTAGGAAATTATTTAGAAGGTAATTTTGTTAAATTCAGAGTTAGAACTATAAGGATATGGGAACAAGGGTTTAAAATATTGCTTGGATTAATAGGAGTGGGATTATTAGATAAATCATTTAAATTATTTAGTGATTTATTAGGTTTTGATGCTTTAATTATTTATGGATTAAAATATTTTATTTTAATGATTTGGATAATATGTTTATGGCCTATGATTTTCAAAAGAATTTTAAAATAA
- a CDS encoding ABC transporter permease, producing the protein MKKPSLAFYSSGILFIIWEIFARILNLKFVLPWPTAILKRMWELRGPLFKYHMFATLKIAIVSIILSFALGIFLAVIMDKSKKVEEAIYPIIVTTQTIPTPAIAPIFILWFGYSIWSKVLVAVLIAFFPVTINLHDGLKSTKKDYIELFKSMHASQWDIFWKLKVPSTIPYFFSSLKMAVPLVLIGAAIGEWLGATAGLGYFSKRMMTQLDGAGVFAPIVLISVIAVLFVNLISFLEKKFLKWRGN; encoded by the coding sequence ATGAAAAAACCTTCATTAGCTTTTTATTCTTCTGGTATATTATTTATAATATGGGAAATTTTTGCAAGAATTTTAAATTTAAAATTTGTTTTACCTTGGCCAACAGCAATTTTAAAAAGAATGTGGGAATTAAGAGGGCCATTATTTAAATATCATATGTTTGCAACTTTAAAGATAGCTATAGTGTCTATTATTCTATCTTTTGCATTAGGGATATTTTTAGCAGTGATTATGGATAAAAGCAAAAAAGTGGAAGAAGCAATATATCCAATAATAGTAACAACTCAAACTATACCAACTCCAGCTATAGCTCCAATTTTTATTCTTTGGTTTGGATATAGTATTTGGAGTAAAGTTTTGGTAGCTGTATTGATTGCTTTTTTTCCAGTTACAATTAATTTACATGATGGATTAAAATCAACAAAAAAAGATTATATAGAACTTTTTAAAAGTATGCATGCTAGTCAGTGGGATATATTTTGGAAATTGAAAGTGCCATCTACAATTCCATACTTCTTTTCATCTCTTAAAATGGCAGTTCCTTTGGTTTTAATAGGGGCAGCAATAGGAGAATGGTTAGGAGCAACTGCGGGACTAGGATACTTTAGTAAAAGAATGATGACACAACTAGATGGAGCAGGAGTTTTTGCACCAATAGTTTTGATTTCGGTGATAGCTGTACTTTTTGTTAACTTAATTTCTTTTTTAGAAAAGAAATTCTTAAAATGGAGGGGAAACTAA
- a CDS encoding DMT family transporter, whose amino-acid sequence MDKLKVMGAMLTFSTIGIFIKNIDLSSSEIAFSRGIIGSVFLLITSYILKTNVSVTSIKGNLKLLVFSGIAMGLNWMFLFEAYKYTTISIATISYYFAPIFVMIASPLLLKEKISLKKVICICLAMIGMLMIVGTNKSSSGNVEYNHLLGIFYGILAAVFYASVIISNKFIINISPGDRTIVQLFVAAIMLIPYILLTTGFNFGSLHGISLYSLLFLGIIHTGLAYTIYFSAIKNLKGQTLAILSYIDPIFAVLISTLFLKESLGIFQIIGAVLILGSTFISEINDK is encoded by the coding sequence ATGGATAAATTAAAAGTAATGGGGGCGATGCTAACCTTTTCAACCATAGGAATATTTATAAAAAATATAGATTTATCTTCAAGTGAGATTGCTTTTTCAAGAGGGATAATAGGGAGTGTTTTTTTATTGATAACGAGTTATATATTAAAGACAAATGTATCAGTAACATCAATAAAGGGAAATTTAAAATTATTAGTTTTTTCAGGAATTGCAATGGGATTAAATTGGATGTTTTTATTTGAAGCTTACAAATATACTACAATTTCAATAGCTACAATTTCTTATTATTTTGCGCCTATTTTTGTAATGATTGCATCTCCTTTGCTTCTTAAGGAAAAAATTAGTTTAAAAAAAGTTATATGTATATGTTTAGCTATGATTGGGATGTTGATGATTGTAGGGACTAATAAATCTTCAAGTGGAAATGTGGAATATAATCATCTTTTAGGAATATTTTATGGGATTTTAGCAGCTGTTTTTTATGCAAGTGTAATTATTTCAAATAAGTTTATTATAAATATTTCCCCTGGAGATAGAACAATAGTTCAGTTGTTTGTAGCTGCAATTATGCTAATCCCTTATATATTATTAACAACTGGATTTAATTTTGGGTCACTTCATGGAATATCTTTATATAGTTTATTATTTTTAGGAATAATTCATACAGGATTAGCATATACTATTTATTTTTCAGCAATAAAAAATTTAAAAGGGCAAACTTTAGCAATATTAAGTTATATAGATCCTATATTTGCAGTTTTAATTTCAACTTTATTTTTAAAAGAAAGTTTAGGAATTTTTCAAATTATAGGAGCAGTATTAATATTAGGATCAACTTTTATAAGTGAAATAAATGACAAATAA
- a CDS encoding ABC transporter substrate-binding protein, whose translation MKKIKLLVLCMLVFIMGCGSKKVEEKKLTDVSIVLDWYPNAIHSLFYVAMEKGYFKEEGINLEIKYPANVSDPIALPAAGKADLGLFYPQQMIMAKSQEDIPVISIGALTQGPLNVVVSPKENGITRPRDLEGKTIGYSDGPLTEDMLKTMVAEDGGDISKVKVLDVGFDLLSSMITKRVDATLGCFVNHEVPVMKEKGVDVNYFYPTDFGVPYYNELLIVANSKKVKENKELYLGFLRACEKGFRDVKNNPEEALDILLANQEADQFPLTRGIEKQSLQILLPIMEKEDAPFLDQKEKVWQENIDWLYDKKIINKKMEAKDIFINLYKEM comes from the coding sequence GTGAAGAAGATTAAGTTATTAGTGTTATGTATGTTAGTTTTTATCATGGGATGTGGAAGCAAGAAAGTTGAGGAAAAAAAATTAACTGATGTTTCTATAGTTTTAGATTGGTATCCAAATGCTATTCATAGTTTATTTTATGTTGCTATGGAAAAAGGTTATTTTAAGGAAGAAGGAATTAATTTAGAAATAAAATATCCAGCAAATGTTTCAGATCCAATAGCTTTGCCAGCAGCAGGAAAAGCAGATTTAGGATTATTTTATCCTCAACAAATGATAATGGCGAAGTCTCAAGAGGATATTCCAGTTATTTCAATTGGAGCCTTAACTCAAGGTCCTTTAAATGTAGTTGTATCTCCTAAAGAAAATGGGATTACAAGACCTAGAGATCTAGAAGGAAAAACAATAGGATATTCTGATGGACCATTAACAGAGGATATGTTAAAAACAATGGTAGCTGAAGATGGGGGAGATATTTCTAAAGTTAAAGTTTTAGATGTAGGCTTTGATTTATTATCTTCAATGATAACAAAAAGAGTTGATGCTACTTTAGGATGTTTTGTAAATCATGAGGTTCCAGTTATGAAAGAAAAAGGAGTAGATGTAAATTATTTCTATCCAACAGACTTTGGTGTACCTTATTATAACGAGTTATTAATAGTTGCAAATTCTAAAAAAGTTAAGGAAAATAAAGAATTGTACTTAGGATTCTTAAGAGCTTGTGAGAAAGGATTTAGAGATGTCAAAAACAATCCTGAGGAAGCTTTAGATATACTTTTAGCTAATCAAGAAGCGGATCAATTCCCTTTAACTAGAGGAATTGAAAAGCAAAGTTTACAAATCTTACTTCCAATTATGGAAAAGGAAGATGCTCCTTTCTTAGACCAGAAAGAAAAAGTATGGCAAGAAAATATAGATTGGCTATATGATAAAAAAATAATTAATAAAAAAATGGAAGCTAAAGACATATTTATAAATTTATATAAAGAAATGTAA
- a CDS encoding AzlD domain-containing protein, with the protein MNKIYVLILGMFVVTYLPRLLPFLLVSGKRLPKQLEEFLGYIPYTALGALIVPGFLDAIPNHEIVSIAGIIIACVLSFIKDGIVIPVLGSIGICMLLLSLGL; encoded by the coding sequence ATGAATAAGATATATGTTTTGATTTTAGGAATGTTTGTGGTAACATATTTACCTAGGCTATTACCTTTTTTATTGGTCTCAGGAAAAAGATTACCAAAACAATTAGAAGAATTTTTAGGGTATATTCCTTATACAGCTTTAGGTGCTCTTATTGTTCCTGGTTTTTTAGATGCTATACCAAATCATGAAATAGTTTCAATAGCAGGAATAATTATAGCTTGTGTACTTTCTTTTATAAAAGATGGAATTGTTATTCCTGTGCTCGGGTCAATAGGAATTTGTATGCTATTATTAAGTCTAGGATTATAA
- a CDS encoding ABC transporter substrate-binding protein, translated as MKFKNLLVILLVIIFAACGKKLNDKNVEKKYETVDLVLDWYPTSSSTPIYVALEKGYYEEEGIKLNIHMPSGVSDSLALVAAKKADLGYYYIHRTIMSIVNDDIPVKAIAATLQGSVSTVMSLKESNIKRPKDLEGKTLGYCGGPLSEKMIDAMMKADGGDPSKVKLVDVGFELLSSLITKKVDATLGGLVTHEVPLMEEKGYEVNYFFPKDFGVPEYPETLIIANNDLIKERGEVYSKFLKATRRGFEDVKANPEEAVQILLANQAKDQFPLNENVERVATKRYIPIMEKFGPFLTINKDVFQKNVDWLYEKGFIKRKENPEKLYKNLIN; from the coding sequence ATGAAGTTTAAAAATTTATTAGTTATTTTATTGGTGATTATATTTGCTGCTTGTGGGAAAAAATTAAATGATAAGAATGTAGAGAAAAAATATGAAACTGTAGATTTAGTTTTGGATTGGTATCCTACATCTTCCAGTACTCCTATATATGTTGCTTTGGAAAAAGGGTATTATGAAGAAGAGGGAATAAAATTAAATATTCACATGCCATCAGGAGTTTCAGATTCTTTAGCATTAGTTGCAGCTAAAAAAGCAGATTTAGGTTATTATTATATTCATCGTACAATAATGTCAATTGTAAATGATGATATTCCAGTTAAAGCTATTGCAGCTACATTACAAGGATCAGTTAGTACAGTTATGTCTTTAAAAGAAAGTAATATAAAACGTCCAAAAGATTTAGAAGGTAAGACTTTAGGTTATTGCGGAGGACCTTTATCAGAAAAAATGATAGATGCTATGATGAAGGCAGATGGTGGAGATCCAAGTAAAGTTAAATTAGTTGATGTTGGTTTTGAACTATTATCTTCTTTAATAACAAAAAAAGTAGATGCTACTTTAGGAGGACTTGTAACTCATGAGGTTCCTCTTATGGAAGAAAAAGGTTATGAAGTAAATTACTTTTTTCCAAAAGATTTTGGAGTTCCTGAATATCCAGAAACATTAATTATTGCAAATAACGATTTAATAAAAGAAAGAGGGGAAGTTTACAGTAAATTTTTAAAAGCTACAAGAAGGGGTTTTGAAGATGTGAAAGCTAATCCTGAAGAAGCTGTTCAAATACTTTTAGCTAATCAAGCTAAAGATCAGTTTCCTTTAAATGAAAATGTAGAAAGAGTAGCTACAAAGAGATATATTCCAATTATGGAGAAATTTGGACCATTTTTAACTATAAATAAAGATGTTTTTCAAAAAAATGTAGATTGGTTATATGAAAAAGGATTTATAAAAAGAAAAGAAAATCCTGAAAAATTATATAAAAACTTGATTAATTAA